The following are encoded in a window of bacterium genomic DNA:
- a CDS encoding ATP-grasp domain-containing protein — protein sequence MPKTILCIASYEKGHEFLRQCKREDWRVILLTSKSLEGVANWPTESIDEVFYIPDVKKHWNMNDVIYGVSYMARTEQIDRIVALDDYDVEKAASLREHLRIPGIGDTGARYFRDKLAMRRAAAAAGIAVPKFVHILNYRRIQDYMNEIPPPYVLKPRLQAGAIGIRKIDSAEQLWKSIDELGDEQSFYVLEKYIPGKVHHVDSILYGSEILMAIAHEYGIPPMEVAHQGRVFSTRTMVRGSEDEQALQKINRDLLKTVGLQQGVSHTEFIKGCDDNRFYFLETSARVGGAHIADLVQSSTGLNLWAEWAKIETLLEGERYQALPNRDEYGGLLVSLAKQEWPDLSSYDAPEVFWRLKKKNHAGIIVTSPDYDRVTQLLNEYTERFYHDFFASAPPLIKPGD from the coding sequence ATGCCTAAAACAATTTTGTGCATTGCCAGCTATGAAAAAGGTCATGAGTTTCTGCGCCAGTGCAAGCGGGAAGATTGGAGAGTCATACTTCTAACTTCTAAGAGTCTGGAGGGAGTCGCCAACTGGCCGACCGAGAGCATCGATGAAGTCTTTTATATTCCCGATGTAAAAAAGCATTGGAATATGAATGACGTGATCTACGGTGTGAGTTACATGGCTCGAACGGAGCAAATCGACCGGATCGTGGCTCTGGATGATTATGATGTGGAAAAAGCAGCTTCTTTGCGTGAGCATTTAAGGATTCCGGGGATTGGCGATACAGGCGCGCGTTATTTTCGAGACAAACTTGCCATGCGCCGCGCTGCGGCTGCTGCGGGCATAGCGGTTCCAAAATTTGTTCACATTTTGAACTACAGAAGGATTCAAGATTATATGAATGAGATACCACCTCCTTATGTGCTGAAGCCCCGCCTGCAAGCAGGAGCGATTGGAATCAGAAAGATCGACAGCGCCGAGCAACTCTGGAAATCGATCGACGAATTGGGAGATGAACAATCCTTCTATGTGCTCGAAAAGTACATTCCAGGCAAGGTTCATCATGTGGATTCGATCCTTTATGGAAGTGAAATCCTGATGGCAATCGCTCATGAATACGGGATCCCTCCAATGGAAGTGGCGCACCAGGGCAGAGTTTTTTCGACTCGTACGATGGTCCGTGGATCCGAAGATGAACAGGCTCTGCAAAAAATAAATCGGGATCTCCTGAAGACCGTGGGATTGCAACAAGGAGTCTCGCACACAGAGTTCATTAAAGGTTGTGATGACAACAGATTTTATTTCCTCGAAACTTCCGCAAGAGTGGGTGGCGCGCACATCGCCGACCTGGTGCAGTCTTCCACCGGACTGAATTTGTGGGCTGAATGGGCGAAGATCGAAACACTGCTTGAAGGAGAGAGATATCAGGCGCTTCCCAATCGCGATGAATATGGCGGACTGCTTGTTTCACTGGCCAAGCAGGAATGGCCGGACCTCTCCAGTTACGATGCGCCTGAAGTTTTCTGGCGGCTCAAAAAGAAAAATCATGCCGGCATTATAGTCACTTCGCCGGATTATGACCGGGTAACGCAGCTTCTAAACGAATATACAGAGCGTTTCTATCACGATTTCTTTGCTTCGGCGCCACCGCTAATCAAACCCGGCGATTAA
- a CDS encoding biopolymer transporter ExbD gives MQLTAEEIKSDINVTPLVDVVLVLLIIFMVVTPMIVSRNVEVPVTQNPGNPQKGMQKIIYLTETGDLFFEEVPVVGEVLLNRLQELQQREPGARILLQADRRLSYDTVMMALELISRSGFLEVGLIAKPVKN, from the coding sequence ATGCAATTAACCGCAGAAGAGATCAAATCAGATATAAACGTTACACCACTTGTGGATGTGGTGCTTGTTCTGTTGATCATCTTCATGGTCGTAACTCCGATGATCGTGTCGCGCAATGTAGAAGTGCCTGTTACCCAGAATCCTGGAAATCCGCAAAAGGGAATGCAGAAAATCATTTACCTCACCGAAACCGGAGATTTGTTTTTTGAAGAAGTGCCCGTTGTGGGTGAAGTTTTGCTGAACCGGCTTCAGGAACTGCAACAGAGAGAGCCCGGGGCGCGAATTCTGTTGCAGGCGGACCGGCGATTGTCTTACGACACTGTCATGATGGCGCTTGAGCTGATTTCACGCTCAGGTTTTCTTGAAGTCGGTCTGATCGCCAAACCGGTCAAGAATTAA